A genomic region of Scyliorhinus canicula chromosome 4, sScyCan1.1, whole genome shotgun sequence contains the following coding sequences:
- the LOC119965489 gene encoding protocadherin-10-like isoform X30 codes for MGGWLNINLTQLSVLYLLLMSVSDSVCEKIRYTFPEELEVGAFVGNIATDLGLDVKQLSARRFRIATGGKKEYLDVNLNTGALVIKEKMDKEQLCEHGLTCVLLLQAVIEKPLRVYRVEIVILDINDNAPVFKTSELNIEIPELQPAGTSFPLQRAIDPDAGTNSVRSYQLSSSEYFTLKPQSESEENYVPELVLERTLDREQQPAHQLTLTAFDGGTPEKSGTTKITITVLDVNDNAPSCEQNIYQITTAENPPQNTLIVKVTAIDMDQDLNGEIIYAFSEHTPDKVREVFSLESTTGEIRVSGILDFEEAENYQISVQAKDRGTRSLSVYCKVLIKVININDNCPEIIMTTASSSIPEDAAKDTAVALFQVTDPDSDEKASSYCRMTREIPFRLKSSFNNYYTLVTNGELDREKESEYNVTIICTDSGSPPLSTTRTIGVMVTDINDNTPRFTQPSFTMYVTENNVIGASIGAVSAFDPDFNGNAELSYSILESQVQDFPASTFISINSVSGEMFAQRSFDFEQLKNIEVHVRVKDHGSPPLSSNITVNIIVVDQNDNAPVILSPLPIKGSEAEDTMPRSAEPGYLVAKATATDADSGVNAQMFFKLRRPTDESLFTVASETGEIWTIRHLGQKDSLRQKIVIMVKDNGTPSLSSSVTINVSVQDDATENASNVGTLGSAGPWKYDLKFYLMMIFGSTSFLLFVAIIILAVKVHRSRNEINSYCCCWHPSYLSRNDSFHGVQKASASIQIPPNYTEVYESGTLQQTFDYGAFQGSAMNDFTFLQLEGVAASNIERKKGTCHPAECGIASNSPNKDTAKFLQIYGTRQQDLEQSTIERCSSGQYGIGLYTSEKYDVGPDPRRLVEIHSRAF; via the coding sequence ATGGGCGGTTGGCTAAATATCAATTTGACTCAATTGTCTGTTCTTTATCTGTTACTAATGAGTGTTTCGGATTCTGTCTGCGAAAAAATTCGCTACACATTTCCGGAAGAATTGGAGGTTGGTGCCTTTGTTGGGAATATTGCTACGGACCTGGGGTTAGATGTGAAGCAGCTATCGGCGCGCAGATTTCGAATTGCAACTGGAGGCAAAAAAGAATATCTGGACGTGAATTTAAACACTGGAGCTCTCGTCATAAAAGAAAAAATGGACAAAGAGCAGCTTTGCGAGCACGGGCTGACATGCGTACTGCTGTTACAGGCTGTGATTGAGAAACCATTAAGGGTATATCGTGTAGAAATTGTGATTCTCGATATAAACGACAACGCGCCCGTGTTCAAGACAAGCGAGTTAAATATTGAAATCCCAGAATTACAGCCAGCAGGAACTAGCTTCCCTCTCCAGAGGGCGATTGACCCGGACGCTGGAACCAACAGTGTTCGCTCCTACCAACTAAGTTCAAGCGAATATTTCACTTTGAAACCACAGTCCGAGAGTGAAGAAAATTATGTCCCTGAGCTCGTACTGGAGCGAACCCTAGATCGAGAGCAACAGCCAGCTCATCAGTTAACACTGACCGCATTTGATGGAGGAACCCCAGAAAAATCTGGAACCACCAAGATTACAATTACTGTGCTTGACGTGAACGACAATGCGCCATCGTGTGAGCAGAACATCTACCAAATCACCACTGCCGAAAACCCCCCCCAAAATACTTTGATTGTAAAAGTCACAGCGATCGATATGGACCAAGATCTAAATGGTGAGATAATCTACGCTTTTAGCGAACATACTCCTGATAAAGTGCGTGAGGTGTTTAGCTTGGAGTCAACAACAGGAGAAATCAGAGTAAGCGGTATCCTGGACTTTGAAGAAGCAGAAAATTATCAGATTTCGGTACAAGCTAAGGACAGAGGTACCCGTTCATTGTCAGTATACTGCAAAGTTCTGATAAAGGTTATTAATATTAATGATAACTGTCCTGAAATAATAATGACTACTGCATCAAGCTCTATTCCAGAGGATGCTGCCAAGGACACAGCAGTAGCCCTTTTCCAAGTTACGGATCCAGATTCTGATGAGAAGGCAAGTAGTTATTGTCGAATGACCAGAGAGATCCCATTTCGGCTCAAAAGCTCTTTTAACAACTACTACACATTAGTTACTAATGGCGAGTTAGACCGTGAAAAAGAGTCGGAATACAACGTTACCATTATATGCACGGACAGCGGCTCCCCTCCCCTCTCAACTACTAGAACGATCGGAGTTATGGTCACAGATATAAATGACAATACGCCACGTTTTACGCAGCCTTctttcaccatgtatgtaacagAAAACAATGTTATTGGTGCTTCAATTGGTGCGGTGTCAGCGTTTGATCCAGATTTCAATGGAAACGCTGAGCTGTCGTATTCTATTTTGGAAAGCCAGGTGCAAGACTTTCCTGCATCCACTTTCATCTCAATAAACTCGGTCAGTGGTGAAATGTTTGCACAACGCTCCTTTGATTTTGAACAATTAAAAAACATTGAGGTCCATGTACGAGTGAAGGATCATGGATCCCCTCCACTGAGCAGTAACATAACAGTGAATATAATCGTCGTGGACCAGAATGACAATGCCCCTGTGATCCTGTCACCTTTGCCAATCAAAGGAtctgaagcagaggacacaatgccCAGATCTGCAGAGCCAGGTTACTTGGTTGCAAAAGCGACTGCCACAGATGCTGATTCTGGAGTAAACGCTCAAATGTTTTTCAAACTCCGTCGGCCGACTGATGAAAGTTTGTTCACTGTGGCGTCAGAAACAGGAGAAATTTGGACGATTCGTCACTTGGGTCAGAAAGATTCACTCAGGCAAAAAATCGTAATAATGGTGAAGGATAATGGAACCCCGTCACTTTCATCTTCAGTCACCATTAATGTATCAGTGCAGGATGATGCAACCGAAAATGCATCTAATGTCGGCACATTGGGGAGTGCTGGCCCATGGAAATatgatttaaaattttatttaatgATGATTTTTGGTTCAACCTCGTTCCTACTATTTGTGGCGATTATAATCCTCGCTGTTAAGGTGCACAGAAGTAGAAATGAAATTAATAGTTACTGTTGCTGTTGGCACCCGTCTTATCTTTCAAGAAACGATTCTTTCCATGGAGTCCAAAAGGCGAGTGCGAGTATTCAAATTCCACCCAATTATACCGAGGTTTATGAAAGCGGGACCCTCCAACAAACATTTGACTATGGCGCGTTCCAAGGTTCAGCCATGAACGATTTTACCTTTCTACAGTTAGAAGGTGTGGCCGCATCCAATATTGAAAGGAAGAAAGGCACATGTCACCCCGCAGAATGTGGAATTGCATCAAACTCTCCGAACAAGGATACAGCTAAATTTCTGCAG